Genomic segment of Arctopsyche grandis isolate Sample6627 chromosome 3, ASM5162203v2, whole genome shotgun sequence:
ACGtgcttgaagagacgagtaaattaaaatatgttttgtcTTCGACGGAACGCTTATACATTGTTAAAAATTCACCAGTGCCGCGTAGGGAACAACATTGAGACAGCAACCGTGCAAGCAAACGACGCGAGGGACCATACCATAACGATTCACTACCAATATCACTACCTCAGTGAGGGCCGATTGCAGTTTCTGTACTTCGTTAATCCGAGTAAACaaatcaatatggacaacgatttgaatttattgtagttAAATTGTTGATATTATCTAAACGGGACTCGTCTTGtccctgtatatgtacatacataaatagttcaTCGCCCTTTCAATCGCATTTTCGCAAGACTCTAATTATCTATTGATAAAGTATAAACGCACTCGAAATATAATacagaaaaattcattttttattcgaaAGCTTCTCGTCGTTTTTTTTCCCTCGGCTGgaaatatatttctttgaaattcTTAGAAAAATTGTATACACTTCGCCGATATAAAGCGCCAGGGGGGGAGGGAGTTGAACGAACGACCTTTTTGGGTACGCGTCGAATGTCACCCCTGGCAGACCGTGAAAGCCTATATAATACAGTTAAGCTAATATTCAACCCCGTCTCCATGTTTACATATTAAGACACACCTGAATTCGCACACCACACACATACTCAACAGGTGAACAACCCACCGCACACAGGTGACACCACAAATATTAACCGATCGTCTGGGTTTGCAATATGCACGTCTCCTTTGATCAACAATGCGTTTTGACACTTTCGAACCACTAGGAAACTTCAGATTCATATCTacacacatatgtgtatacTTTTCACCATATGTGAAAACTCGTTTTCGTGGCAATGACATTAAACGTACGTATACCTTATTCATAACGTCACATATGACGTAACGAAACCTGATCGCTCAACCTTGTCTCTCGATCGACTCAAATCGCGGTCGAACAATTTGCAAATGCACTCATGACAAAATCTGGAATTGAAAATGCGATTCTTCGAACCGtgaattatttgtattaaaaacagTGCTTAAAACGCTTGATTGTTTTATcgcactttttttttcaaatttgtattattttttaatgaaggtCGTAATCACAGTGAGAGTCTTACgttgttgattattattataaattcaatgGAATATGATTACTGTTGCTATGCCGATTAAAAGCACTTTCAAAACGTAAGGTGATACATTCACCACATGCTGTTAAGCTtagattttttataatacaaaataattatgtttCTTTGTTTGGAATATTCATTGTATAAAGGAATCGATATCATGACTCAAATTTGTCAAAtccgtttacatacatatacaagatGTTGTGCAACCTTTCCGCTTATGGGCGCAAATAATGGAAACTGTCACTTAAATGCGATATTAAGAAATGCATTTGCATAATGTGGTAAAATGGAATGAGATTTGAATCAAAATTCTATGTCACATTTGtgataagtattcaatatacTAATCCCCTAGATTATGCGTCGAAATTTTGTGTACTTCCGGCATACATTCAgtgatatatgatttttttatgctGCCTATACAGACTGTGCTCTATTTATGGAATGCGTATTGTAAAAAGATACTTACGTACAACGTTAGttgcaataaaaatacacaGATTCATATCTCGACTATTAAAATTGCATACGTGTATGGTAATGTATCGGATAACGATTCATTGTTTGCCTTTCAAATTTAtggacattgtttttttttttcttttcaaagtTGGGAAATCGATCGTAAATCGGTTCTGGCGATCGGTCAATTTCCCTCCAAACGATGCTGGACCGGTGTAAAAGTCGGCAACCGTTGGCCAACCTCTTTGTTCGGAACAACCGGATGAAAACTCGCGCGataatcacacacacacacgtgttaATTTACGACATCGGACAGGTAATCGCATGCCAGTGTGGATTTGGCGGCAAAATTCGAAAAGCAAATATCTCTCGATGGCGTGTGAGGTGTTTGAATTTTGCGAAACCGCTGGATATTGACACATTGGCGATATGTCTATGTTGAGTTGAACCTCAGAGGAGTGTTTCCGCGCGTGCACACTTTCGCACATATAACAAAGCATGACGAGACCTTGCACGTTCCATTATACGATATTTAAATGatgttgatataataataattgaatttatattgaagtttgttttttttgttatttcagGTAATTTTCTTGGTCGTTGTACTCGTAGCCGTAGCGAGCGCGCAATTCGGCGACTTTTACGGGGGTGGTGTATATGGACCTGGGGGCATGCAAAATTTTGCACCCTTCGCTTCCGTTCGGGATCCTAGACAAAATACAGGTATGCCTCAAATTATGTTTAtcttttagataaaataaatttggatTCATTTTCAAGcacgaattaaataaaatctttcaAAAGCCAAATCAATTCATTGTTAttagcttatttttattttttcattaaattttgtattaactATGCAAATAATGGGTTTCACAATTCATTGATTCCACCAGATGTTTATTTAAGAGTTATATCATTTCAATTCCGAAAgattaatatattacattattgaaAAAGATAGTGCCCGTTTAccgttaaaataccttttaacaATTGACCACGAACTTATGCAATTATTCAATGTTACTGTAATACTATTATAGTTTTAACCTGTATTTAATTGGTCGCTAATGTGAAATTCTTTTAGTcagatattattataaattataaatttgtcaccaattataataaatgaatcgaGTCAAAAGAAAAACggtcaataattttaataattggtaggttccatatgtatatgtaatggtcagtattttatatttaatggtcaattgtttaattaaatggTCAATAATTTTAGACACCTTTGGtcagatattataataaatgagtcaataattataataattggtaggttccatatgtacatggaatggtcagtattttatattgaacggTTAATACTATgattggtttattttattatctagtTCCTAATTTGACGTATGAAGTTCTATTATACTATTATTGAAGCACATTTGATTGATTttctaatttcataaataaaagtatttactCACAAAACTTACCTATATACAAGCTGACCAAATTCGTATGTAGTTATTGATCGAAAAATTGTCTGCGTGTCttgattttaaaattcaccaattttttatttgaaaaatatatatttccgcAATCAAATATTGTCATCCATAATATAATCGATGTAACGGTTAGGTTAATAATTGATTTACAATTCACATTGAATGTCTAACAACGGTATCAGTCCGAATCAATAGTCGCGTCAAATTGGTACAGagagaaaacaaaacaaaatcatCGATAATTTTCGTGGGAGTCATCGCTAATGGATCAAGGCCGACGATCACGCAATCGAATTGCATAACATCGAGTGAATTAGTTGAAATTTATGCGAACATGACGACCGTCACTCGTTCTCCAGTATAGCCGTTTAAAAATTGCATCGCGCGTTGCATTATTACACACTGCTTGTTCCACATCGGCGACTCAGCTGACCGAGTTTCTCGCCGATTTAATTGGATCACCTCGCCAATAATGATCATTATTACATTAAGAATCTAATAATCGACGAACGGGGAAATTGAACGCGGGAATGTCAACTTCACGGTCAGATTTGAACGTTGATTGTTTATCACACTGCGTCGGTGAGGAAAAAACGCTAATCGGTTTAAACGCTCGGTTAAACAAAAGTGACCGTTTAACCTTGCACACTTTCAGAAAACACGGTCGGGCTAATTAGCAAATTAAGACACACTAGCTCGggctatttaattaattaatcaactcAGATGTGTGATGGTTAATTCGGATTAATGTCTGCATTcattgtaatgcttgaattgaCGTAGTATGTTTGTACTTATTGTCCAGTTCTCAAAATAATCGTCAATTACTTATATCTATGGAATGATTTTGCAGATTCTTTACGGTGTAATTTCGAAATGAGTCCGTTGTCTAAAATTGCTTTTTGACAAAAGCCTCGTCGTGGTCGTGGATTGTTTTGGCAAATATTCGTGCAAATATTATCAAATCAATCGTGAGATCAGTTTTGACATTTGGAACGTTGTATGTTCGAATTATTTTCGACTATATTTAATTTGCAACcggcttttatttattatctattacGTTTGTTGAACTGGGTCGCTTTGTTCGGTAACAAAACGACACATTTTTCACCAAAAAGACAGGCGGACCATTTTTCTCCATTGTACACGACATTACGAGACAGATTATCGAGCTTACTGTCAAAACGATGTCTTTATATAAttctattaaatacaaatacacaaaatcaatcgGCTGCTTAAAACGAACAAGATTTATCTAacgatttcaaattaaaccgaaataaaatatatgattgaCATTATTTGAATGAATTTGCCAATATGGGGTTTGTATAAATTGATACGAGGGTTCCgcttcgagttttgtaaaaaaaagtcaagGAATCTGTGTTCGGTCCATGACGGCAAGGTCGGCGTAGTTCAGCTAACAATCCGCATTCCGATAAGTTTACGATTGGGTGGGGTTATTTAACGAATTTCGGTACCCTAAGGGCTGACGGTCGTTAGGCATTCAGATATTGAACCCGGCACGAGTTATTGCGGTTTCGCGGTTCTCTCTTAGACACAAAGGATAATTGCTTGAATTATTTATTGCAAGAATTCATGTCGATGTGTCTAGCATTCTCTCTGAAATTTGTGCGTTTTTTTTAAGGTCCAGTTGTGTTCCCACCATCTCCCCCCGGCAACCCAGCTGACTCCAGTGGAGTTGTCGTCGGTGCATCAGGATATGGTTTTGTACCACCGAGCAATCAAGGTAATCTACACTGAGATGCAGCATGATAgtttagtttaaatttaaaaagaaagtCATACCACCATgtactttttataatttatttatttaattcaataccgtattatatgtttatataaatcaatCCCCCTTCCGATGCTATCGTCCTTAACGTTGTTAAGTTGCACGCTACAAAGTAACAAGAAAAACCTTTCAAAATAGAACTTaataaatttatctgattttcctCCTCGCAGCTGTGTGGTAGATGATTgccttatttaattttcttttaaagaAAGGAAGTTATGGTACCTGCCAAATATTTCTATATCATGTTAGTCAAGTGAAATACCCTCAACAGGGTTAATTCAATATTGCTAGCATTTTTGTAATGTGATTACTATTTATGTTTACTTATATTTTCCTAGttaatttattgcaattttgTTAATGTATGATGTATTCTTGTCAttcgtttttaattataattaaaccaACAACATTGAAATAGTACTGAATATGTGATTAGATATGTAAgcataatcataaaataaaatacgaaaaaattataagtttttcttattatttaagaaCCAAATTAATGATTTAGTCACAGTCTATTATgactattgatttaattttcaaatcctGACAGCTTGTGAAGCTTTCTAGTAATACTCCTGACACCATTTGAGACAAAATTTACTTACATAGTTAAGTagagaactacatacatattaaattgccACAACCAAATGTTAATCTTAGTCATTGTTCCTTTCCTCTAATTCCTCTTATCCCATTCAGAATGTAACAAGAAACCATTGGAGAAATGTAGTTCTTCATTTAGTTGGGGTTATACGATGCATGTTctaatataagtataatatatgaatacatatatgcatgataTATACTCACATACACACAAATCTAGAACCTTTTTTGCACCCACtaacaaaatgtatataaatgtattaactAAGAAAAAAGCTCAAGTTGTTCTCTGAATTATACTATAAAAATAAGTatagtaatgtatgtaaatttgccAACATGAGAAAATTTTGTTAACAATGCATGAtagaataatgtaatttatttctaaaatatattaGTTATATCTTTTACACCCTTACacattcattttaaaaaggtCCAAGTttaactaaccaaattaaaccTTTGGAATAAACTATGAGGTTTTTtgtcatataaattattataattgagtgtacataaattatttcaatgcaATTTCCATTGCGTATGAATAATAATGGtcaaaagtttgaaaatgtattCAGCTTTGAATTTCTAAAACAAACAATAATTTCAGAGCGAATGTAATATTTAGCCTGTATACCTGCGTTAATTAAGTTAAGCGATTTGTTTTCGCAATAAAAGCGAAagcccacacacacacacacacactttagggcttcgcccttttatatcaaatttatttttgaattcaaaCAATCCCCGGTACAACCTAATATGCTTGAGTGCCACTCTGTAAAGACCGGTGCGCTCGATTCAATTTAAACCAGAGTCTCTCTAACATTTTTTTGCACGCGTcaactaaataaattaaagccgACGAATTAGCATCGTGTCATTTGTGCAAAAAAATGGACttcgaaacaaaaaaataaatttatatcatttaataaTGACGCATTTCATATGCGAATCGTTGCGACAGTTTGTGATGTACAGTTTTAGGGTGGACAGGGGGGGGGTAGATGGTTATTCAAAAACGATGGGGTCGAACCGTGCTTTATACCTGATATGGTGAATATTCTCCCCCTTGATTTAATGTGATATATATCAGCAGAGGACCACACcactaatcaaataaaaatcagtTCGTATTTCTCTCTGGGCAGCGTTTGATGATCGTGGTACGTCGTTCGGACACCCCCCCCTGCCAACCCTCGATGCCACTGGTCACTTTTGATATCTGGGATAGGAATTTCAGCAATAATAATTCAGAATTACGTCTACCCAttctgtttattaaattttcaaatggaTATGGATTAATCGGATTACGAACAATGCAAGCCGAAACTTTCAATGAAAGaatgatgtatttatgtatgtacgtcgtatatatatgtaaatgtgtatttacatagatgaaaatattcatacatatataactgacatttatgaaatgaaatattatcaaaatatgtatacttataatgTGATTgacaaaatcaaatcaaatgcgATTGGCAGGgaattgtttatatatgtatgtacatctgtatgtaAGTGGGATTCGTGTGAAaagagttatgtacatatgtattatatatattgaagaattaaatttatttttatcctttttttatttcatttatttcctttcaaataatttatttttatttatcgggTGTAAAAGTCAATACGACTGTTTATTATAACAATTAAGTATTGCCATGTAATAAAAGATGCACGTGTTGCATGTAATTACGAAAGCTCAAAGCATTCAGctacctacttacatatatatatgtacatatacatagtatatgtatgacatacgtatatttacacacatatatatatatatatatatatatatatatatatatatatatatatatatatatatatatatatatatataaacaaataaatcataGTTAATAAGTaagttgttaatatttttataataaaaatattatataatataaataactacTTTGTATACAAGcaataattaattcaaattaattgtgATTTAATCTTTTGCTGAacaatgtacaatatatgtattattggaaATGACATGAATTTTAGTAAATGAATACAAAAAGGTTACATAAAGTAGGAAGCGAAAAGTAACATGAAAACATTCATATATTAGAATAACGAGAATAGGTTACATACCTATTctcattatttaatatttaataaaacgaaAGTACATTTTGAAAAGGtgatggacatacatatatctaggaAATAGAATGTCtgaaaatattaatgttaaatacaTTAAACAGTACTAAAGAAAATAGAAAGGAGAAAGAAAAGCTGTAAGTTactaaacatattatattattctggaAAAGATGGATAAATCCAGCATAAAACCAGCAGTATAGAtcaatgatatacatacatgtaatgctttcaaaccgagtggtcatgggttcaattccTGCTCGGTGCTACTGGcctgaccttggatatgtgactctaagtcaatcgtttcttatcagagtttgccaatttttctgattttctttgagACTGTTCCAAAAAATCGACAACCCTGACCTATTTCTagcaaattttgtatttttcagcatctcgatttataaaaatgcaaatttttcaaaatgaatctatagatgtctctatgatgctctgtaaaaaaatattgtttatcgatgtttataattggccaggaaggcgcattggggttaacctgttaggctttccttggtatacatatacatatgtatttatatgtacatatatgtaaaaaataaaaaataaaatccatccTAGAGACGTGATGGAGAGGCAAGATAAGGAAATAACATTTATAATGTTAGAATATGTAGAGTAAACGAATGGAACATGTACATAAGATAAACGCCAaagattaatttaataaataaaaaatgaaaggaAAGGAAGTTGTCGAAGAAGTAAAGAAAATACTGTATCAAGGGAATAGACAAATATGTGTATTCCACAATAGAGTTGAGTGGAAACCTTTTTGAGAGGCTTTCGTCCAATAAAacgatttgatttaaaataatccGAAGCAGAAGTaataaaattccaataaaaaaaatataaataacctTTACCTAcagtgtatttaaaaaaaatccatctgaatgcacttatttatttaatttaa
This window contains:
- the LOC143909444 gene encoding uncharacterized protein LOC143909444, producing MKFVIFLVVVLVAVASAQFGDFYGGGVYGPGGMQNFAPFASVRDPRQNTGPVVFPPSPPGNPADSSGVVVGASGYGFVPPSNQGYFRLGPKNFFFK